A stretch of DNA from Spirochaetota bacterium:
CGTATGGCACGGAAATTGCGTGTACAGATGCCAGGGTTAACCTATCACATTACTTCTCGCTGCATAGAGTGGCGAAATATGTTAGAAGAAGAGTACTTTAAAGCCTGTTTTGTGGAAATTTTACGCAAAGCAAAAGAAAAATACCCGTTTAAGCTTATTGCCTACTGTATTATGGACAATCACATCCATTTAGTTATTCACACGGTAGATGATGGAGCACCTATAGGGCGCATTATGCAGTATATAAAAGCACGGTTTGCAGAATTGTATAATAAGGTAACCGGAAGAACTGGACCATTCTGGAATGAGCGGTATAAAGATAGCATTATACAATTTGCCCGTGATGGGTTTCACTATTTGTTGTGGTTGTTGTGGTATTTAGCGTATAATCCGGTACGGAAAAACCTATGCTCTGACCCCACCACATACACTTACAGCAGCATAAAGGCATATTTACAGGAAGATGCTGATGTAGGAGTGCCAATAGATTACCATGACTATTTTAAAGAGTTGGGGAAAACATTTACCGAAAGGATAAAAAGATTTATGCACTATGACGAGATATACCGCAAGCGCTATTCCATTGCCGGGTGGGTATAGAAAAAGGGGTCAGAGCCTATTTATTTTCAAAATTACCACTCATTGTACACCGGGTAATGAGCAATGGTTGTATGAGCTTTAAAAACTCTGCCTCAGTAAGTTCTTTTTTTGGCATTTTGAAGGTTTCAGTTAAAGCATAACAGGCAAGCTCATACGTATGCACACCACTACCGCGAGGTGGTTGTGGACCACCGTATCCGGCAAAGCCAAATGTGTTTATCATTTCAATAGCATCTGGCGGCATTGCTTTTAGCGATGCACCTTCTGGTATTTCAGTGGTATGTGCAGGAATGTTGATAACCAACCAGTGCACCCAATTGCGTGCCATTGGATGACGGTCAACAAAAGCTATTGCCAGGGAACGAGCTTCTTTGGGAACATCGCCAATAGCAATATGTGGTGATACATTCATACCGCCTGCTATAGCTTTCATTGCATATTTTACAGGAATGGATCCACCATTAGTAAACGAGCGGGATGTAATATTCATGGCTTCCTCCAATACTATGTATTTTTATAAAAATTATATAAGACAGAATATGAATAGTCAAGAGTAAATTTTTTTTCACAATTAATATGGGGTTTTAATTCAATAACAATAATAAATTAAATGTCTGTGTATTATGTCAAAACATGCGATTACACTTTTTTATTAGGTTCAACATCAATGATTGCAAATATCGTTGCGGGTGCAGTGCTCATCTCCATGAACGCATATACAATTGGCGATACAGTAGGGGATGTAGTTGAAAAAAACATTGCGCATTATAAGAATTAAAACTATTAAAAATTTGAAGGGGCCGGCGCCTTTGTATTGAAGACAATCCTTGATGATTTTTATGTAAGCTATGAGTTGCATTGCTGTACGGTTAAGTCGGGGATCATGGCGCGCATCTATTTGCAGCTATATCAGAATATCCAGGATAAATGTAACGAAACGGGTTTTTTAAATACTACCACCGCATTATGCCGCTGTACAGGATGGAAATGCATCAACTATACCTGCCAACTATCTGCCTGAAACGTATGAGGCTCCTCCCTTTGTGCTAAAAATTATTGAAAAACTTTCAAAAGGCAGTGGCAAATGATAAAAGCTTCATGACTGCATTTTGTTTACACGTTTCAATGCTATCTGGTGTTGGTGTGCGTACTATAGTTTCTACAAGTTTCATGTCATGGATAATCAGACTATAGTAGTACCAGTCCCCACAAAGTTTTGCTACACTTTTCACTTTGTCATAAAATTCTGGTGAATTTACTCTGCAGCAAAATGTGTTACAGATTGATCCCATAAAAAGGCTTCGATAATCAAATGAATTGCAGTATGGATAGAGCAAACATCCAATTGTGGTATATGATGTATCGGTGTATGCAACAAAAGGGCATTGTGTGGCATGGGGGTCATGTGGGGGTAATGTTATGAGCGATAGTTCCTGAAAGCAGGCTTTCAGTGTGGCAGTGAGGTCATTGCTACAAGAAAGCATGTTGCTAAAACACTGCAGCCGCCTTCTGAAAAGTGTATCTATTTCATTATATGATCCTCTATAGTTGTGGCTCCCACAACACAACGCACACGAAGCATTAAATCCTGGTTGACATGCATAATTATGTGGAGTATACATAAATCAATTATTCGATTGTTATCGTATGGTGCTGTATTACACAAAGTATACCTCGATAATTGTAGTGTATACATTTATTTATTGTTTTTAACTAAAGTTAAAACGTGAGTTATACATAATTCTATTTCAGGGGAGATATATATAATGAAAGGCCAGTATTTTTCAACTACATTTGGTCCCATGTACTATCGCACCAAAGATGGGGATGCCAATATTCATCTTGTATGTATACATGGTGCAGGTGGGGATTCACGGCTATTTATCCCATTGATGAATGAAATAAAAAATATAACAGTACATGCTGTTGATCTTCCTGCTCATGGAAAATCTAAGGTTCAAGAATGCTCATTGGACATATATGTACAGGCAATGTTACAATTTATAACGTCTTTGCAGGGTAATGTTTTTGTGCTTGGCCATTCAATGGGTGGTGGCATTATTTTTGAGCTGGTAAAACATGATGCACCGGTAAAAGGTGCACTGTTTCTGGCAACAGCCGGGACACTACCGGTAAATCCTGTTGTATTTGAACTGTTGGAAAAGGATTTTGATAGTTTATGCCGTCTGGCAGTTGACCTGAGCTATGGAAGTGCGGATGAAACCATGCGCACCACAGCAATTGAATATATGAAACAGGCGGGTATCAGCATATTAAAAAATGATTTTACAATCTGCAATAATTATAATTATGAAGAAGATGCTAAACATTTTAAACCAGCAGCCTGCTTTATAGCAAACAGAAAGGATAAAATGGTGCCATTGGATTTAACATACACCACGTTTAAAAAGATGCCTAATGCCATATTGCAGGTATTTCCATATAAGGGACATATGATGCACATTGAACAGCCTTCACAGGTAGCACGGTGCATTGAACAGTTTGTGGGGCTATTGCTTTAAAAAAATTTTTTATATTTTTTTAAAAATTTTTATGGGTAAAATAGTAAAAAATAGTATATATTGATTTGTGTATTCATAGTCGCTTCTTTGTTGATGTAAATTTAAAACTAACTATATCAGGAGGTTGTTATGAGTATCAAGGTTGCTATTAACGGTTTTGGCCGTATAGGACGAATGGTATTGCGAATAATAATGAGCGATCCAAAATATGCAGATATTGATGTTCGCTGTATTAATGATTTAACCGACGCTAAAACGCTAGCAGTGCTTTTCAAATATGATTCAGTATTTGGTATTTTTAATGGCACAGTGGAACATACCGATAATTCCATAATTGTCAATGGCAAAGAAATAAAGATCTTAGCTGAAAAAAATCCAGGCTCGCTGCCATGGAAGGCTGAAGGCATTGATGTAGTTGTTGAATCCACAGGTAAATTCCGTGATCGAGATAAAGTAATGCCGCATTTAGACGCAGGGGCAAAAAAAGTTATCATTACTGCACCGGCAAAGGGTGAGGATATTACCATAGTGCTTGGTGTAAATGAAGATAAATATGACCCATCCAAACATCATATTATTTCAAATGCGTCATGTACCACAAATTGTCTTGCTCCCGTAGTCAAGGTGCTTAACGATACTTTTGGTGTTGAAAAGGGTGTTATGACTACAGTTCACTCATATACCAATGACCAGCGTTTGCTTGATTTGCCACACTCTGATTTGCGCAGGGCGCGTGCTGCTGCACTTTCCATGATACCCACCACCACGGGTGCAGCAAAAGCAGTTGCGCTGGTACTGCCGGAATTAAAAGGCAAGTTGGATGGACTAGCAATTCGTGTTCCCACACCGGATGTATCGGTAGTGGATTTTGTGTGTACAGTCAAAACCAGTACCACCGCTGAGGATGTCAACAAGGCACTGCGTGAAGCAGCTAATGGAAAAATGAAAGGTATCTTGCAGGTCTGCGATGAAGAATTAGTGTCAATAGATTTTAAAGGCAATACCCACTCTTCAATTGTTGATGCTCCATCAACTGCTGTTATGGGTGGTAATATGATAAAGATACTGAGCTGGTATGATAATGAGTGGGGTTACTCATGCCGTGTTGTTGACTTAATCCAGTATTGCATGAAGTAAATGTAATCAAAAAATATACTGTGACACAAATGGGGGTGTCCCAAAACAAACAGTGGGGCTCTCAATGACGCGGGTGCAAAGTAATTGCGAGCGTAGCGCCTGTGCTGAGCCTGTCGAAGCGAAGCAATCTCTATACCGCAGAAAATGAGATTGCCACGCGCCTACGGCGCTCGCAACTATGGGATTGCTTCGTCACTTTGTTCCTCGCAATGACAGGAGGGCAAAAGTCATTGTAAAGAGATGTCTTGTGGGACACCCCCATTCTATTATGAATAGGTAAATTGTGATGTATACATATCATTATCTTACTAACAAATGATATGAAAATGAACGAAAGATTGTATTAGCTATTATTGTTATATGTTAATGAAAAAATATCACCCTGATACAGTTCAACACAAAATAGAGTATTAAAGACCATACAATAGTTTCAACAATTGCAGGAAGTGATGTTATTATCCAAACAACAAGTGCAACAATTGCCTTCATCGTTGTTGTAAAAAATCGCAACAAATAGCAAATACCTTTTTTTTATTACACATGCATCATTTACTTGACCGTAATTAATAATGACGGTGTTATTTTCATACAGACAACCATCATGAATAAAATATATGTTGCCAGTATAGTGTTGCATATATGTGTATCTCACTACTGTGACTGTATGAATAAACGTTCTTCTATAATGGTGTATGGTTTAAATAATTCTAAAGGAATTGAGCATTGTTTTACAGGTGTACAATAATTCTTGATATAGGTAATTGTCCATCTATACCCATGATATATCTGTATCAGTTGTATAATAATACACAGACTATAAGTGTCATGGGTATGCAATGAAACTATCACCAAAACTAAAAAAAATGAATAATACAATATAGCAGCTATTAGTGTGTAGGTAGTGTGCCAAAGTTGTATAGTGTAATAGTGTATGATGAAAGAACCCTGACGGCTTCATTGGTAAGTCCTCCATGAGTAATGTGATTGTTTTACCATTGTGTCATCCAATTAGAATATTTTCTGGCTTCTTTACTATACGGGAACTTCTAAAAAACTTTTTTTTTGTTGTTCCCTTGTGGGCACAATATAGAGGATCAAACCGCTTTTTTTTATTGCATCCGTTATGATGAAGTCAATTTTTAAAGGTGCCCATAAAAATATAAATGATGTAAACAATGCTATAACACTCATGAAAAATAATTAACCTACAAAAATTTTCTTTACTTTTATGCTTCTGGACATAGAATAGGATACACCTATGACATATAATGTTCCTGTGGAAAAATTTTCATTAGTATTCATGTATTAGGAAGATGTATTAAGAGGTGCTTTTCGTACACACTCTTAATGGAGATGATACTATAATTGAATAGAAGGATGGGCTATGAATACACAGCGAAAACAGATTTTTGCCGGTAACTGGAAAATGTATACTACCAAAACTGAAGCGGTGAATCTTACTATTGGAATCGCCGAAGGACTTTTGAGCACTGAAAGAGAAATTGTACTTTTTCCGCCTGCAGTTTATGGTACATGTGTTAAGGCTGCATGTGAGGGCACACCGATTAAGGTTGGTTTGCAGAATATGTACTATGAAAAGGAGGGAGCTTTTACCGGGGAACTATCGCCCCTGATGCTAAAAGATGTAGGGGCTGATTATGTACTCCTTGGCCATTCTGAACGAAGACACATCTTTGGTGAAACCGATGAGTTAATTCACAAAAAAGTTGTTTCGGCGATAGTTCATGGTATTGTCCCAATGTTGTGTATTGGGGAACTGCTGGAAGAGCGTGAAGCAGGTAAAACGGAAGCAATTGTGGAACATCAGATAAAAGTGGCTTTTGAAGGATTATCTGCGGAAGATGCACTGAAGGTGGTTATTGCCTATGAACCAGTTTGGGCAATAGGCACCGGCAAGGTTGCCACACCTGAGATAGCACAATCCATGCATGCTTTTATTAGAAAAATATTGCAGAAGCTGTATAATGATACCGTGGCACAGACTATCCCGGTGTTGTATGGTGGTTCAGTAAAACCGGATAATATTGCAGGGTTGTATGCAATGCCTGATATTGATGGAGTGCTGGTTGGTGGAGCAAGCCTTAAAGTGCAATCTTTTCTTGACATAATAAATGTAACAGTGTAGATAGGCAAAAACAGTTATATTTGTGAAAATTTAATCAATAGTTAAAGGTGTAATATGAGTATTCTTATCTCTATTGGAACAGTATTGTTTGTAATATTGTCAATACTGCTCATTATCATCATCCTGCTTCAATCAGATAAAAGCGCCGGGATGGGTATTTTAGGTGGGTCCAGTAACACAGCCTTTGGTTCTTCAACTGCTGATATTATTACCAAAATTACTACCGTTATGGTTGCTCTTTTTATGGTAGGTTCGTTGGGGCTTTCAGTTGTAGAATCATACAGAGCGCGCAGCCTGGAAAAGGACCTTTTGAGTGAAGAAAAGTCAGGTGGTGTTATTGAGCAAAAGGCTTTAGAAAAACCTCAAGAACAATCCCAGCAGCCAAAATAAATTGCGTATGGATATCCTTTGTAGTATAATGCAATAAATATCTAAAACCAATGGAGGAACCTATGGCAAAAGAAGTGTATGTTGATCAGAGCGAATGTACAGGATGCGAGCTTTGTGTTGATACGTTGCCAGAAGTCTTTGAAATGACGCCTGATGGTGTGAGCAAAGTTAAAAATTCTAAAGGTGCATCAGAGGATAAAATTCAGGAAGTTATAGATAGCTGTCCGGCTGAGTGTATCCACTGGAAAGACTGACAGGCTACATTATATACATTAAATTTTAACCATACCTACAAGGCATATTCATGCAATATGCCTTTCAATGTTTATAGAAGTACGGGTTGGGCAATTATTGAAAGCGTAAAGGAGTAAACGTAACAATGGGAAGAAATTATTTATTCACATCTGAATCTGTTTCGGAAGGGCATCCGGATAAGGTTGCCGATCAGATTTCTGATGCCATTTTAGATGAGCACATAAAGGGCGATCCATACTCACGAGTTGCCTGTGAAACGCTGGTTACCACCAACCGTGTTGTCATTTCAGGGGAGATTACCTCCGCGGTAACTGTTGACTATGAAGGAATAGCACGAAGGGTTATTGCTGAAATTGGCTATACATCGCCAGAAATTGGATTTGATGCAAAAAATTGTATAGTAGAAGTATTTATACATCCACAATCCCCTGATATTTCGCAGGGTGTTACTGAAGGCCAGGGGCTTTTTAAGGAACAGGGTGCTGGCGACCAGGGAATGATGTTTGGGTATGCAGTTGCTGAAACCGATGAATTGATGCCCATGCCCATTTTATATGCTCACCGCCTTGTCAAACGATTGGCTGAAATCCGCAAAAAAGGTGAGGTAAACTTTCTGCGCCCTGATGGCAAGTCGCAGGTCACCGTTGAGTATGAAAACGATAAGCCAAAACGCATAAGTGCAATAGTCATTTCAACACAGCATGATGGTGCAGTCACATTACCCACACTGGAAGAAATGGTCCGTGAGCTTGTTATAAAAAAGGTAATCCCTGCTCATCTGTGGGATAGCAATACTAAAATATATGTCAATCCCACTGGGCGCTTTGAAGTAGGTGGGCCTCATGGGGATACCGGCTTAACGGGAAGAAAGATTATTGTCGATAGTTACGGTGGAATGGGAAGGCATGGTGGCGGAGCATTCTCAGGCAAGGACCCGTCAAAAGTGGACCGCTCTGCTGCATATATGGGACGCTACATTGCCAAGAATATCGTAGCTGCGGGGCTTGCATACCGATGTGAATTGCAGGTGGCCTACGCTATTGGTGTTGCGGACCCCGTATCGGTGATGGTTGATACATTTGGTACTCATACCATCCCGGAAGAAGAAATTGAAAAAAGAATAAAAAGTGTATTTAACTTAAAACCAAAATCCATTATTCAAACCCTTGATCTGCTTAAACCAAAGTATAAAGCAACAGCAGCATACGGACACTTTGGCCGCAATGAATCTGGGTTTACCTGGGAAGACACTAAGGTAGCAGCCCAGTTACGGTAAAGCAGCATTTAATTTTAAAAATTTGAAGAGTATAAAAGGGGGGTGTCCCAAAAGGCACCCCCTTTGTTATTAATTTTACCCTTATGTCATTGCGAGGAACGAAGTGACGAAGCAATCCCATAGTTGCGAGCGCAGTAGGCGCGTGGCAATCTCATCTTCTGTGGCATTGAGATTGCTTCGCTTCGACAGGCTCAGCACAGGCGCTACGCTCGCAATGATTTTGCACCCGCGATATTCAGAACTCCCGGTTTGTTTTGAGACCCCCTTTTTTTGTGATTAAAATATTTTTAAAAAATTTCAAAAAAACACTTGACAGTATATATAAAGTATATATATATAAAGTATATAGTTAAAATTTAATATTTGTGAAGGATATTTGCATGTCAATAAAATATGCTATTCTTGGTCTACTTCATTATACTGATATGCATGGTTATCGCATAAAAGACCATATAGAAAAGAATTTTGGACACATGTGGACAATCAATTTTGGGCAGATATATACCAGTTTAAAAGATCTGGAAGAAAGCGGATTAATTGAAGTTACGGAAATTGTCCCCTCTGATGATGGTGGGCCTCATAAAAAGTGCTATCGCATAACAGAAGAAGGAAAAAAAGATTTTGCACAGTGGCTGCATTCATCACCTGAAAAGCAGATGCTGCTGCGCGACCCTTTTTTATTGCGTTTTGCTTTTTTTGGATTTGGAGATTCTGATCGCGCTGTGGAGATAATAGATGAACAAATAGCTATGTATGAAGACCAGTTAAAAAGAAGAATGCAAAACCTTTCACGATGGCGCAAACAAAGTGTGTATGTCAGATTAATTGCTGATCTTGGAGTCAAGTTCAATGAAATATACCTGGAATGGTTAAAACAGGCAAAAGAAGAGATAATAAAAGAAAATGGGGGGATGCTGGTAAAAAAGTCATAATATAAAATTTCAGTTATCGTAGCATGGGGGAAAGTATGATACGCTATGATGGGATTACGCTGGTTACTGGTGCTGCAGGATTTATGGGAAGCCACCTTGTTGAATATCTGGTTAAACAGGGTGTTAAAGTGCGTGCAACATCACGTCCTCGCAAAGATACTTCATTTTTTGATAATTTAGGCGTTGAGTTTGTTCCTTCAGATTTGACTAAACCCGAAACATTGCCAAAACTTTTTGAAGGTAATGTTGACAGGATTTTTCATCTTGGTGCTATCTGCAATTTTTCAACACCCTATGAAGTTCTGTATCATACCAATGTTGAAGGTGTTGACAGGATAACCACACTGGCACTTGACCATAAAGTTAAATGTTATGTTCATGTGGGTTCAACAAGTGTGTATGGTTATTATAAAGGTGTTCCGTTTTCTGAAGACAGTCCGCGTGAACCTCAGGATGCGTATGGCAGAAGCAAGCGAGATGGAGAAAATATAGTCTGGGGAAAAATTAAACAGGGGCTTCCAGCAATCATTACACGACCATGTACAGTATATGGTCCACGCTGCAACGATGGAGCCGGCAAGGTTTTTTCACGACCAACCAAAATTGGTGCAATTCCTGGCAATGGCAGGCAGTTATTGTCAAATGTACGGGCAGAAGATGTAGCAGCTGCAGTGGTGCATCTATCGCTGCGGGAAGAATCCATAGGGCAGGCATATAATATTTCAGACGATTCACATCCAACAGTTGAAGAAGCACTATGTTTAGCAGCAAAGGTTTTTGAAACAACACCACCACGCATTCACATGCCATTATCTATTATCAAATTAGCTGCAAGAATTGATGGTTATTTTTCAGCCAGGAAAGGTAAAATACCCGATCTGGAGTATGATGCTGTTAAATATCTTTATAATGATTATGTTGTGGATAATTCAAAATTAAAATCTACCGGGTTCAAGTTTCAATACCCGGATTTTAAAGAATCAATGGAACAAATGGGGGCATGGTATAAATCCCAAAAAATCAAATAAAGATTCAAATGGAATAATATAAATCATAAGGGAACTTCTAATAGCTGTTTTTTTGGA
This window harbors:
- a CDS encoding transposase, which gives rise to RMARKLRVQMPGLTYHITSRCIEWRNMLEEEYFKACFVEILRKAKEKYPFKLIAYCIMDNHIHLVIHTVDDGAPIGRIMQYIKARFAELYNKVTGRTGPFWNERYKDSIIQFARDGFHYLLWLLWYLAYNPVRKNLCSDPTTYTYSSIKAYLQEDADVGVPIDYHDYFKELGKTFTERIKRFMHYDEIYRKRYSIAGWV
- a CDS encoding YbhB/YbcL family Raf kinase inhibitor-like protein, with translation MNITSRSFTNGGSIPVKYAMKAIAGGMNVSPHIAIGDVPKEARSLAIAFVDRHPMARNWVHWLVINIPAHTTEIPEGASLKAMPPDAIEMINTFGFAGYGGPQPPRGSGVHTYELACYALTETFKMPKKELTEAEFLKLIQPLLITRCTMSGNFENK
- a CDS encoding alpha/beta hydrolase, which produces MKGQYFSTTFGPMYYRTKDGDANIHLVCIHGAGGDSRLFIPLMNEIKNITVHAVDLPAHGKSKVQECSLDIYVQAMLQFITSLQGNVFVLGHSMGGGIIFELVKHDAPVKGALFLATAGTLPVNPVVFELLEKDFDSLCRLAVDLSYGSADETMRTTAIEYMKQAGISILKNDFTICNNYNYEEDAKHFKPAACFIANRKDKMVPLDLTYTTFKKMPNAILQVFPYKGHMMHIEQPSQVARCIEQFVGLLL
- the gap gene encoding type I glyceraldehyde-3-phosphate dehydrogenase translates to MSIKVAINGFGRIGRMVLRIIMSDPKYADIDVRCINDLTDAKTLAVLFKYDSVFGIFNGTVEHTDNSIIVNGKEIKILAEKNPGSLPWKAEGIDVVVESTGKFRDRDKVMPHLDAGAKKVIITAPAKGEDITIVLGVNEDKYDPSKHHIISNASCTTNCLAPVVKVLNDTFGVEKGVMTTVHSYTNDQRLLDLPHSDLRRARAAALSMIPTTTGAAKAVALVLPELKGKLDGLAIRVPTPDVSVVDFVCTVKTSTTAEDVNKALREAANGKMKGILQVCDEELVSIDFKGNTHSSIVDAPSTAVMGGNMIKILSWYDNEWGYSCRVVDLIQYCMK
- the tpiA gene encoding triose-phosphate isomerase, whose amino-acid sequence is MNTQRKQIFAGNWKMYTTKTEAVNLTIGIAEGLLSTEREIVLFPPAVYGTCVKAACEGTPIKVGLQNMYYEKEGAFTGELSPLMLKDVGADYVLLGHSERRHIFGETDELIHKKVVSAIVHGIVPMLCIGELLEEREAGKTEAIVEHQIKVAFEGLSAEDALKVVIAYEPVWAIGTGKVATPEIAQSMHAFIRKILQKLYNDTVAQTIPVLYGGSVKPDNIAGLYAMPDIDGVLVGGASLKVQSFLDIINVTV
- the secG gene encoding preprotein translocase subunit SecG, which encodes MSILISIGTVLFVILSILLIIIILLQSDKSAGMGILGGSSNTAFGSSTADIITKITTVMVALFMVGSLGLSVVESYRARSLEKDLLSEEKSGGVIEQKALEKPQEQSQQPK
- a CDS encoding ferredoxin is translated as MAKEVYVDQSECTGCELCVDTLPEVFEMTPDGVSKVKNSKGASEDKIQEVIDSCPAECIHWKD
- the metK gene encoding methionine adenosyltransferase, with the translated sequence MGRNYLFTSESVSEGHPDKVADQISDAILDEHIKGDPYSRVACETLVTTNRVVISGEITSAVTVDYEGIARRVIAEIGYTSPEIGFDAKNCIVEVFIHPQSPDISQGVTEGQGLFKEQGAGDQGMMFGYAVAETDELMPMPILYAHRLVKRLAEIRKKGEVNFLRPDGKSQVTVEYENDKPKRISAIVISTQHDGAVTLPTLEEMVRELVIKKVIPAHLWDSNTKIYVNPTGRFEVGGPHGDTGLTGRKIIVDSYGGMGRHGGGAFSGKDPSKVDRSAAYMGRYIAKNIVAAGLAYRCELQVAYAIGVADPVSVMVDTFGTHTIPEEEIEKRIKSVFNLKPKSIIQTLDLLKPKYKATAAYGHFGRNESGFTWEDTKVAAQLR
- a CDS encoding PadR family transcriptional regulator, encoding MSIKYAILGLLHYTDMHGYRIKDHIEKNFGHMWTINFGQIYTSLKDLEESGLIEVTEIVPSDDGGPHKKCYRITEEGKKDFAQWLHSSPEKQMLLRDPFLLRFAFFGFGDSDRAVEIIDEQIAMYEDQLKRRMQNLSRWRKQSVYVRLIADLGVKFNEIYLEWLKQAKEEIIKENGGMLVKKS
- a CDS encoding NAD-dependent epimerase/dehydratase family protein, yielding MIRYDGITLVTGAAGFMGSHLVEYLVKQGVKVRATSRPRKDTSFFDNLGVEFVPSDLTKPETLPKLFEGNVDRIFHLGAICNFSTPYEVLYHTNVEGVDRITTLALDHKVKCYVHVGSTSVYGYYKGVPFSEDSPREPQDAYGRSKRDGENIVWGKIKQGLPAIITRPCTVYGPRCNDGAGKVFSRPTKIGAIPGNGRQLLSNVRAEDVAAAVVHLSLREESIGQAYNISDDSHPTVEEALCLAAKVFETTPPRIHMPLSIIKLAARIDGYFSARKGKIPDLEYDAVKYLYNDYVVDNSKLKSTGFKFQYPDFKESMEQMGAWYKSQKIK